The nucleotide sequence CATTTAGATATCGCCATTCAGCAAGCATATTTATTAACCGATACTCAGCAAAAAACCACCGAATTACAATTATTAAATCAGCAGCTAGACCGAAAAATCAAACAACGTACATCCGAACTAATTAACCTCAATCAAACACTAGAAAAGCAAGTCTTCGTTTATCAACAAGTAGATAACGCTTTGGCAATTCAGGAAACGCGACTCAAATACGTTGCCGCCCATTTGCCCGGAGCTATTTTTCAATTTGCTAACCGAAATGGAACTTGGAAAGTCGATTATATCAGCGAAGGAATTTACGAATTAGCAGGTATTACCGCTAGTGAGATGATTGGCGACTTGAACAATTTTTTTCAACTAGTACATCCTGATGATTTAAACGATTTGCTGAACTCCGTAAAGCAAGTATTAGAAAACGCAATACCTTGGCACTACGAAGGACGTTTAATTAAGCCTAATGGAGAAATTCGTTGGTGGCAGGGAAAATCAACCCCGATTAAAAGTGAAAATGGAGACGTGTTTTTCTGCGGATTATTACTCGATATTAGCGATCGCAAACAAGCAGAAGCAGCTTTGTTACAACTAAACGAACAGTTAGAAGAAAGAGTTGAAGAGCGCACTTTTTTACTCAAAGAAAGCGAAGCCCGTTTCCAAAAAGTAGCCAGTAACATACCGGGAGTAATTTGTCAGCTTCGTTTAGATCCTGATGGTACTAGGTCGTTTCCCTATGTTTCTGCCGGTTCCCGTAATTTATTGGAATTAGAACCCGCACAATTCTTAAAATGCTTTGAACTAGTTCACCCGGACGATCGCCCGGAATTGGAAGAAAACATCCAAATTTCCAGCCAAAATTTAGCCAAATTTGAATGGGAATGGCGAATGATTACCCCTTCTGGCAAACTCAAATGGATAAGGGGCATTTCTCACCCAGAAAAACAGCTAGATGAATCGATTATTTGGGATGGTTTGTTGATCGACGTTACCGATCGCAAACAAGCAGAAGCAGCCCTGCAAATTAGCGAAGAACGTTTCCGTTTAGTGGCCGAACAAACAGGTCAGTTAATTTACGATTATGACATGGTTTCCGAGCAAGTTAATTGGAGCGGTGCCATAGAAAAAATTACAGGTTATTCTCCCCATGAATTTAGCCAATTCGATTTGGAAATGTGGAAACAGCACATTCATCCAGACGATCGTCAATTAGCTTTAAGATTACTCGAAGAATCCATGAAAAGAGGCACTCAATATCATGCTGAATACCGACTTAAACAAAAAGATGACATCTATATATATGTTGAAGATAATGGAGCATTTCTCAAAAACGAAAAAGGTGAACTTTACCGCATGGTAGGGACGATGAGTAACATCACCCATCGCAAACAAACAGAAGAAGCATTACAACACAGCGAACAAAGATTCCGTGGTTTAGTAGAAGCAACTTCACAAATTATTTGGAATACCGATCCGGATGGCAAAGTAAATAGTCCACAACCTAGCTGGTGCGCTTTCACCGGACAAACCGATGATGAATGTAAGGATTGGCAATGGTTAAATGCCATTCATCCAGACGATCGCAACTATACAGCACTAGCTTGGCAAACCGCCGTTACTAATCGAACTTTATACCGAATCGAACATCGATTGCGCCGTTCCGATGGCGAGTACCGCTACATGAGCGCTCGCGGCGTACCCATAATAAATTCCGATGGTACGATTCGAGAATGGATCGGAATCCATACCGATATTACCGATCGCAAACAAGCAGAAATTCAACTCAGACAACAAACACAAGACTTAGAAAACGCCCTGCGCGAACTCCAACGAACTCAAACTCATCTAGTGCAAAGCGAAAAAATGTCCAGCTTAGGTCAACTGGTAGCAGGCGTCGCCCATGAAATCAACAATCCCGTCAACTTTATTTATGGCAATTTGACTCACGCCAACGAATATGCCGAAAGCTTGCTAAATGCGATCTCCACCTATCAAAAATCTTACCCAAACCCCACCTGGGAAGTCCGAGAAATCATCGAAGCAACGGATTTGGATTTTTTACTAGAAGACTTTCCCAAACTACTCCGTTCCATGAAAGTCGGTGCAGAACGAATTCGGGAAATTATCGCCGCCCTGCGAAACTTCTCTCGCATTGACGAAGCAGAATGTAAACTAGTTGATATCCACGATGGAATAGAAAGCACCCTGATGATCCTGCATAACCGAGTCAAACCAAGACCTGACTTTCCCGGGATCGAGGTCATTAAAGACTA is from Leptolyngbyaceae cyanobacterium and encodes:
- a CDS encoding PAS domain-containing protein, whose product is MAENFVTLDIKTYQSLQEELQALRQQVVSLLQAKFTEPFGMARQRTLFNVISTIRASLDLNTIFQGTAREVRQLLDADRVGIFKFYPDSGYNDGEFISEDVREGYNSVLAIKVSDRCFGEKYVTYYQEGRVQAINDIYNADLSECHIEILANFQIKANLIVPLVYKEKLWGLLCIHQCSSIRQWQEEEIDFSRQIAAHLDIAIQQAYLLTDTQQKTTELQLLNQQLDRKIKQRTSELINLNQTLEKQVFVYQQVDNALAIQETRLKYVAAHLPGAIFQFANRNGTWKVDYISEGIYELAGITASEMIGDLNNFFQLVHPDDLNDLLNSVKQVLENAIPWHYEGRLIKPNGEIRWWQGKSTPIKSENGDVFFCGLLLDISDRKQAEAALLQLNEQLEERVEERTFLLKESEARFQKVASNIPGVICQLRLDPDGTRSFPYVSAGSRNLLELEPAQFLKCFELVHPDDRPELEENIQISSQNLAKFEWEWRMITPSGKLKWIRGISHPEKQLDESIIWDGLLIDVTDRKQAEAALQISEERFRLVAEQTGQLIYDYDMVSEQVNWSGAIEKITGYSPHEFSQFDLEMWKQHIHPDDRQLALRLLEESMKRGTQYHAEYRLKQKDDIYIYVEDNGAFLKNEKGELYRMVGTMSNITHRKQTEEALQHSEQRFRGLVEATSQIIWNTDPDGKVNSPQPSWCAFTGQTDDECKDWQWLNAIHPDDRNYTALAWQTAVTNRTLYRIEHRLRRSDGEYRYMSARGVPIINSDGTIREWIGIHTDITDRKQAEIQLRQQTQDLENALRELQRTQTHLVQSEKMSSLGQLVAGVAHEINNPVNFIYGNLTHANEYAESLLNAISTYQKSYPNPTWEVREIIEATDLDFLLEDFPKLLRSMKVGAERIREIIAALRNFSRIDEAECKLVDIHDGIESTLMILHNRVKPRPDFPGIEVIKDYGNLPPVECYPGQLNQVFMNILVNAIDALEERDKQRTLAQMKQNPSVIRIFTELLPATQTVKIRISDNGPGIPEQLRSRIFDPFFTTKPIGKGTGLGMSISYQIVTEKHRGKIECFSSLGQGAAFAIELPISLTSSRTK